The genomic region GGTAAAGCAAAAGCAACGATACCTGCTGAATTATCATACACAGTATTTCCTTCGATTAAAACATTTGTTGAGTTTTCAATTTCAATCCCGATAACACTACCATAAACTTCATTTCGTCTAACATCAACATTGTGACACATCCCGATGTAAATTGCAGCATCAGCAATTCCTAAACTAACTGTATCTTCAACTACTACGTTAGTCCCCATCGTTGGATAAATTCCGTAAATTCCTGTGTTCTCCACAATGAGCTTACGCATAATGATGTTACCGGCACCTTGGGTCATCACTCCATTCGCTTTGTAATTTTTTATATGAAAATTTTCGATGAGAAAATTTGCCCCAGACCCAATCACACCATCATTGAGTTTGGCTTCTCCATCTAACACTGGCCACTTGCCATTGACGATAACACCAGACAGAGTGAAATGTGTTTTATCGACAAACAAAAATTCATGATAAATACCAGGAAACACTTTTACAGTATCTCCTTTTTCTAACGAATCAATCGCCTTTTGAATCGACTCACCTTCATGAACTTCGACTGTGCGTGCAAAAACGTGGGATGTGAAGAAAAAAGATAAAAAGATAACTAACCATAGATGAAAATGGGTTTTTGAATTTTTTAAAAAAAGAATGGATTGAAAAAGTTTTTTAAAACTCATTATTGTTTGGATCTCCGATGATATGATTCTAAATCTAGTGCTACTGGTAAACCTGATGGTACAGACATAGGAAATTTGGGCATACTTGTTTCATCAGTCAATGTCATTAGAAAAGAAATTAAGGAAGTAATTTCATTTTGACTGAGGCCCATTTTTCTTACGTGCCAATGAATTCGAAGATCACTGGGTGCACCATTCCCCCTACCGCCACCTTCGTTATAAAAATTTACAACTTCCTCGAGAGTTTCCAAATTTCCAGCATGCATATAAGGTGCTGTTTTTGCTATATTTCTCAAACTAGGAACACGAAAAGAACCACGAAGCAAATCTTGACCTGTAATGGTTTCTCGGCCATAATCCCTTTCTCCCGAATCGAGAACTCCAATGGTTGCAAAAACATTATTTGTGAACATCGGTGGAGGATGGCATTCAGCACATCTGGCAACAAAAGATCGAAAGACATTATAACCTAACAACTCTTCTTTGCTAAGTGCGTCTTTATCTCCAGTCGACCATTTATCAAACCTACTACTAAAAGAAACGAGTGATCTTTCAAAAGATGTTATCGCTTCAACCACCAATTGAGCCGATATTTTTTTCACCCCCAGGCCAAACGCTTGCCGAAACATTTTTTGATAGAAAGGATTTTCATTTAATCGTAATTCGATGATCGTAGGTGAACTGTCCATTTCATCAGGAGAATAGAGTGGGCCTTCCGCTTGGTCTTCCAAATTTGAGGCTCTCCCTTCCCAGAATAAGTGTTTCATGTAGAGAACATTCCATAAACTCGGCGCTGATCTCTTTAATACCACTCCATTTTTGCGTTCAGGTCCATAACCCGTCCCACTTTTCCCAATACTTTGTTTCAGACCATCCGATAAACTATAAGCTGGGTGATGACAATGTGCACATGACAGTTGTTTATCTCCAGAGAGAATAGGATCAAAAAACAAATACCTACCCAAATCAATAACTTTTGGATCTAGTTTGATGTTTGGAAGAGATTGGCCTAAGCCACCATTTTTTTCTAAAGAATTTACATACTGATAATTGATGATGCAGTAATTTTTCTCTGCTTTCCATCCAGATGGACAAAGAGAAGATAGAAAAAAATCTGAAGGAGGTTCCACTACTTCAAATTCAGATGTCTCTTGAATGATTCTAGAATCTACCTTTGAACAATTCAAAACAAAAAAGACAAAAGTAACGAATCCCAAATAAAACAGACTCTTCACAAGACAAGAGAAACATATAGAGAAAACTTAGAAATCATTTTAATCTATATAATCAAAAGAAAAGCAAATGATTTGACCATAAAAAAAATTCGTCATCTCAAAGCTCATTGATTTATATCAATGCTTATTTGATGTTATTAAAAGAGTCACAAGAAACATGACCCTTTCAATAAAAGTAAAATTCTGAACTAAGATTCAGCCAAAGCCTTTATGGCTTTATATTCACCGAGATCGATGTAAATCTCTTTAGTATATGGATTCCGTTTTGTTTTAACCCACTTATAGATCATATAACAGAACACAGCCACATTACTAACTAATGCAAGTGCAGCAATAGAATTATAAATCCAAGGTTGGTATGTTGAGCGAACTACATAGGCTCCTGAATCTAAAAACATTGGGAAGGTTTGAGCAAACATACACCAGATAGCAAGCGTTTGTGCTCTATGTTGCAACCAAGCACCTTTTCCAATCGTAAATGCGCAGACAGTTGGTGCCAAAAGAAGTGCTAAACCAGCATACCAAGAATGTGATGGAATACAATTATATGTATAAGAAAAGTTCCACAAATCATAAGCGACTATCCAGAACCAAAGCATATCAGGCCATAACATATCCCGACTCTTATCAGTTTCGGTTTCTTTTCGAATCACAATTCCAAACCAACCAGTAATTGTAACCGTATTCAGAATACCCGCAACAGCATTCATATAATTCCAAGGCCCACCAAGAACTCCAGTCACTTCACCTTCAATTGGCCCTGAAAATAAATTCCAATAAACCCTTCCAACTTGAAAATCTCTTGTGACTGCCTCAATGATATTCACTGCTAAAATGAAAGCAGGAAAAAATAATGCAGTTTTAACATTCGCTAATCGCCAGCGTATATTTCCTTTAGCGTCATGTTTCTGAATATGGCGGATCGCCCAAAAGATAAGGCAACCTGCAATCGCAGAATACACTTTGGCCAAATGAAACCAATCTGTATAGGTTTGTTCTTTCATAAAGAAAAACCAAAGAATGGAAAGAAAAGTGGGGAGGACTATGAAGCTAAAAAAGCCAGCCCACTTCCATCTTCTCGCAAATTCATTAAAAACAAAAAGGGCAAGAAAAACAAGGAGCCAAATGGCAATCCCTTCCACTGTTGTCGTGCCGGCCTCTGTATTAAAAGTCCACATAAAACCAATACCCCTACCGATTTAGATTTCTGATTCTAAATTTTAGAAAACCTGTTTTCATTATGACTGACTAGTCAATGAAAGTCAAGGACTCTTATAAACATATGGAGGATTTAGCAGGTGTTTGTTTAGAAGAATTCTAAACAAACTTCTTTGAACGATCCCAAATCTTTAGAATTTCAAAATTGAAAAAATTTAGGATCGAATTGACTAGGCGGTTCGGATTCTTATTTTCCAAGGGATAGGAAAGCGACCCTCAGAACAAACACTACATACTCCGAGGGTAAGGGTTATGTTCATTTTTTTTCAATGAAAAGCTTCTTCCAGTGATTTAAACACCTCTCGACTAACACCTATCGGCATAAAAAAACCAATGGAATTCACTGACAAAGAGGACCCGCCGTAAATTTCAATCGCTACCGAAGTTTGGGATGATTCTGTAGTTAAGATCTCTTGGAATTTAGGATACACTTTGGTTGGTGCTAAAAAATATGATAGAAAATTCCTGAAAGGAAAAGAAGCACTAAGCCCATTCATTTGAGGAATAGAAAAAGTTTTGAACTTAGAAGTTACTTGTTTCTTTTGTTCTGCAGAAAG from Leptospira meyeri harbors:
- a CDS encoding cytochrome-c peroxidase encodes the protein MNCSKVDSRIIQETSEFEVVEPPSDFFLSSLCPSGWKAEKNYCIINYQYVNSLEKNGGLGQSLPNIKLDPKVIDLGRYLFFDPILSGDKQLSCAHCHHPAYSLSDGLKQSIGKSGTGYGPERKNGVVLKRSAPSLWNVLYMKHLFWEGRASNLEDQAEGPLYSPDEMDSSPTIIELRLNENPFYQKMFRQAFGLGVKKISAQLVVEAITSFERSLVSFSSRFDKWSTGDKDALSKEELLGYNVFRSFVARCAECHPPPMFTNNVFATIGVLDSGERDYGRETITGQDLLRGSFRVPSLRNIAKTAPYMHAGNLETLEEVVNFYNEGGGRGNGAPSDLRIHWHVRKMGLSQNEITSLISFLMTLTDETSMPKFPMSVPSGLPVALDLESYHRRSKQ
- a CDS encoding DUF5692 family protein, producing MWTFNTEAGTTTVEGIAIWLLVFLALFVFNEFARRWKWAGFFSFIVLPTFLSILWFFFMKEQTYTDWFHLAKVYSAIAGCLIFWAIRHIQKHDAKGNIRWRLANVKTALFFPAFILAVNIIEAVTRDFQVGRVYWNLFSGPIEGEVTGVLGGPWNYMNAVAGILNTVTITGWFGIVIRKETETDKSRDMLWPDMLWFWIVAYDLWNFSYTYNCIPSHSWYAGLALLLAPTVCAFTIGKGAWLQHRAQTLAIWCMFAQTFPMFLDSGAYVVRSTYQPWIYNSIAALALVSNVAVFCYMIYKWVKTKRNPYTKEIYIDLGEYKAIKALAES